From the Caviibacter abscessus genome, one window contains:
- a CDS encoding ATP-binding protein, with translation MNAFREATINAFVHNKWINGNAPMFTIYSNRIEILSHGKLASNQTMEGFFLGESIPVNQKLSDIFLQLHISERSGKGVPKIIDTYGKDVFDFRENSIVVTIPFNWINNKVGDKMINKRLNLTRKTILKEIRITPTLRKNN, from the coding sequence ATGAATGCCTTTCGTGAAGCAACTATAAATGCTTTTGTTCATAATAAATGGATAAATGGTAATGCCCCTATGTTTACCATTTACAGCAATAGAATCGAAATACTTTCTCACGGAAAACTTGCATCTAATCAAACAATGGAAGGATTTTTTCTTGGAGAATCAATACCTGTTAATCAAAAATTATCAGATATATTTTTACAACTACATATAAGTGAACGTTCTGGAAAAGGTGTCCCAAAAATAATAGATACATATGGTAAAGATGTTTTTGATTTTAGAGAAAATTCGATAGTCGTTACTATCCCTTTTAATTGGATAAACAATAAAGTTGGGGATAAAATGATAAACAAAAGACTAAATCTCACCAGAAAAACAATCCTTAAAGAAATAAGAATAACCCCAACATTACGCAAGAACAATTAA
- a CDS encoding Bax inhibitor-1 family protein: MYYDINGESVDLEQLIGIKIRGSFLWLAFGLFLTFGMILLNSSVASFYAIFEKTYSIAIIVQIIGGFSLALLSYKASAVVLKSLFVLYALATGQTLTLIAFAYDFNSVLAVLGGTILLFTILAVYGYTTESNLLKYKTFLTAGIISIIIIGIINIFLKSDTLTFIFSILGVIVFVIYTAYDTYIIKNNIIYAVRHGQTDLVDRIEIVGAFALYLDFINLFLNLLRLFGKRRK; this comes from the coding sequence ATGTATTATGATATAAATGGAGAAAGTGTTGACTTAGAACAACTTATAGGTATAAAAATTAGAGGAAGTTTTTTATGGTTGGCATTTGGACTATTTTTAACTTTTGGTATGATACTTTTAAATTCAAGTGTTGCTTCATTTTATGCTATATTTGAGAAAACATATTCAATCGCTATTATTGTACAAATTATAGGTGGATTTTCACTAGCACTTTTATCGTATAAAGCAAGTGCTGTAGTTTTAAAATCACTTTTTGTACTTTATGCATTAGCAACAGGGCAAACATTAACTCTTATAGCTTTTGCGTATGATTTTAATTCAGTTTTAGCAGTTTTAGGAGGAACAATATTATTATTTACCATCTTGGCTGTATATGGTTATACAACAGAAAGTAATCTTTTAAAGTATAAAACCTTTTTAACTGCTGGGATAATTTCAATAATTATAATAGGGATTATTAATATATTTTTAAAAAGTGATACATTAACTTTTATATTTTCAATTTTAGGTGTAATAGTTTTTGTTATTTACACTGCATATGATACATATATTATAAAAAATAATATAATATATGCGGTTAGACACGGACAAACTGATTTAGTTGATAGAATAGAAATAGTTGGAGCCTTTGCTCTTTATTTAGACTTTATCAATTTATTCTTAAATTTATTAAGATTATTTGGAAAAAGAAGAAAATAG
- the miaA gene encoding tRNA (adenosine(37)-N6)-dimethylallyltransferase MiaA, with translation MNLNMYNAIVISGPTAVGKTALSIELAKKLNAVIISADAMQVYKHMDIGTSKVTKVEMQGVPHYMLDVVNPDEDFDLGMYYEMVNEILKKERKIPILTGGTGLYIAAITKGLTAMPKIDKKYREELMSKNIEDLLAILEGKVDFSTFDVNNKVRIIRKIETYGIEYNNIKGNNLNFLHIFLERERQSLYDRINKRVDIMIKEGLLEEAKFIYDNYDINRIRAIGYKELFSYFKGEITLEKAIEEIKKNSRRYAKRQFTWFRNKDEYIKYNLDEQNEENIIQKILEKFREG, from the coding sequence ATGAATTTGAATATGTATAATGCTATTGTAATTTCAGGACCAACAGCAGTAGGGAAAACGGCACTTTCAATAGAACTTGCAAAAAAATTAAACGCAGTAATAATATCAGCAGATGCTATGCAAGTATATAAGCATATGGATATAGGGACATCAAAAGTTACAAAAGTGGAAATGCAAGGAGTTCCTCACTATATGTTAGATGTTGTAAATCCTGATGAAGATTTTGACTTAGGTATGTATTATGAAATGGTAAATGAAATTTTAAAAAAAGAAAGAAAAATACCAATTTTAACAGGCGGTACCGGTCTTTATATCGCAGCAATAACAAAAGGTCTTACAGCTATGCCTAAAATAGATAAGAAATATAGAGAAGAATTAATGTCAAAAAATATAGAAGATCTTTTAGCAATTCTAGAAGGTAAAGTTGATTTTTCAACTTTTGATGTTAATAATAAAGTAAGAATTATTAGAAAAATTGAAACTTATGGTATTGAATATAATAATATTAAGGGAAATAATCTTAATTTTTTACATATATTTCTTGAAAGAGAAAGGCAAAGCTTATACGATAGAATAAATAAAAGAGTAGACATAATGATAAAAGAAGGGCTTTTAGAAGAGGCTAAGTTTATTTATGATAACTATGATATAAATAGAATTAGAGCTATAGGATACAAAGAACTTTTTTCATATTTTAAAGGAGAAATAACTTTAGAAAAAGCTATAGAAGAAATAAAAAAAAATAGTAGAAGATATGCAAAAAGACAATTTACTTGGTTTAGAAATAAAGATGAATATATAAAATACAATTTAGATGAGCAAAATGAAGAGAATATTATTCAAAAAATACTTGAAAAATTTAGGGAAGGATAA
- the thrS gene encoding threonine--tRNA ligase, with protein MVEINLPDGSLRVLENEISVIEFAKMLSTSLAKKTVGAIFNGVQVDVSYTLKESGDLQLITIESEQGIHILRHSTTHIMAQAVKRLFPDTKLGIGPVVENGFYYDFDPQRPFTDEDLVNIEKEMNKIIKENYKFSRLELSRQELIDKYKAENEIYKVEILEGLEDETLSAYTQGEFFDLCRGTHLPSTGYVKAFKLMSKAGAYWRGNSDNKMLQRIYGVAFPTKEELNDYLKMLEEAERRDHRKLGKQLNLFFLDEHGPGFPFFLPKGMDMFLKLQDLWRKEHVKAGYKEIRTPNMLDRELWETSGHWNNYKENMYTSEIDDKVFAIKPMNCPGTVLAYKSSLRSYKDLPLKLAEMGHVHRHEFSGALHGLMRVRAFTQDDTHIFCTKEQIEEQIIEIINLYDRYYKLFGFTYHIELSTRPEKSIGEDSLWEIAENSLSQALLKSNKEYKLNPGDGAFYGPKIDFKMRDSIGRIWQTGTIQLDFNLPNRFKASYIGADGEKHTPVMIHRALYGSLERFMGILIEHYAGAFPLWLAPIQARILTISKEQVPYAQELYNKLIDLGFKIEIDTRDEKIGYKIREANVEQKIPLQLIIGKSEVEQNTVNVRQYGMQESKTMTIDELILMLSESVEPKL; from the coding sequence ATGGTAGAAATCAATTTACCTGATGGTAGTTTAAGAGTATTAGAAAATGAAATTTCAGTTATTGAATTTGCTAAAATGCTATCAACAAGTCTTGCTAAAAAGACAGTTGGAGCTATATTTAATGGAGTTCAAGTTGATGTTTCATACACCTTAAAAGAATCTGGAGACCTTCAATTAATAACTATAGAAAGTGAACAAGGAATACATATATTAAGACATAGTACAACACATATAATGGCACAAGCAGTAAAAAGATTATTCCCTGATACTAAACTTGGAATAGGTCCTGTTGTTGAAAATGGATTTTATTATGATTTTGATCCACAAAGACCTTTTACAGATGAAGATCTTGTGAATATTGAAAAAGAAATGAATAAAATAATAAAAGAAAATTATAAGTTTTCAAGACTTGAGCTTTCAAGACAAGAATTAATTGATAAATATAAGGCAGAAAATGAAATTTACAAAGTAGAAATACTTGAAGGACTTGAAGATGAAACTTTAAGTGCTTATACACAAGGAGAATTTTTTGATTTGTGTAGAGGAACACATTTACCTTCAACAGGATATGTAAAAGCATTTAAACTTATGAGTAAAGCAGGAGCTTATTGGAGAGGAAACTCGGATAATAAAATGCTACAAAGAATATACGGAGTTGCTTTCCCTACAAAAGAAGAATTAAATGATTATTTAAAAATGCTTGAAGAAGCAGAAAGAAGAGATCATAGAAAACTAGGTAAACAATTAAATCTATTTTTCCTTGATGAACATGGACCTGGATTTCCTTTCTTTTTACCAAAAGGAATGGATATGTTCTTGAAATTACAAGATTTATGGAGAAAAGAACATGTAAAAGCTGGATATAAAGAAATAAGAACCCCTAATATGTTAGATAGAGAATTATGGGAAACATCAGGGCATTGGAATAATTACAAAGAAAATATGTATACATCTGAAATTGATGATAAAGTTTTTGCTATAAAACCTATGAATTGCCCTGGAACAGTTTTAGCGTATAAGAGTAGTCTTAGATCATATAAAGATTTACCATTAAAACTTGCTGAAATGGGGCATGTACATAGACATGAATTTTCAGGAGCTTTACATGGACTTATGAGAGTTAGAGCATTTACTCAAGATGATACTCATATATTCTGTACTAAAGAGCAAATAGAAGAACAAATAATAGAAATAATTAATTTATATGATAGATATTACAAATTATTTGGATTTACATATCATATTGAGCTATCTACAAGACCTGAAAAATCTATTGGAGAAGATAGCTTATGGGAAATTGCAGAAAATTCACTGTCACAAGCTCTTTTAAAATCAAATAAAGAGTATAAGCTAAATCCTGGAGATGGAGCATTTTATGGACCAAAAATTGACTTTAAAATGAGAGATTCAATAGGAAGAATATGGCAAACAGGAACAATACAATTAGACTTTAATTTACCAAACAGATTTAAAGCAAGTTATATAGGAGCAGATGGAGAAAAACATACTCCGGTTATGATACATAGAGCTTTATATGGAAGTCTTGAAAGATTTATGGGAATACTTATAGAACATTATGCAGGAGCATTTCCTTTATGGCTTGCACCAATACAAGCAAGAATTTTAACTATATCAAAAGAACAAGTTCCATATGCACAAGAACTATATAATAAACTTATTGATTTAGGATTTAAAATAGAGATTGATACAAGAGATGAAAAGATTGGTTATAAGATAAGAGAAGCAAATGTTGAACAAAAAATACCATTACAATTAATAATTGGTAAATCTGAAGTTGAACAAAATACTGTTAATGTTAGACAATATGGAATGCAAGAAAGTAAAACTATGACAATTGATGAATTAATATTAATGTTATCTGAAAGTGTAGAACCTAAATTATAG
- the obgE gene encoding GTPase ObgE, which translates to MFIDESVITVKSGNGGDGAATFRREKFVQFGGPDGGDGGRGGSIYFLADPNMNTLVNFKNIKRIEATNGEKGMAAKCTGKNGEDVVIKVPVGTMIRDFETNRLLLDMDTPNEKKLLLRGGDGGRGNIHFKNSIRKAPRISESGRLGYELKVKLELKLLADVALIGYPSVGKSSFINKVSAAKSKVANYHFTTLKPKLGFVRINDEESFVIADIPGLIEGAHQGVGLGDKFLRHIERCRVIVHIVDISAVDGRDPKQDYIKINEELKKYSEKLANKEQIIVLNKIDMLYDESVIDDFEKFVGKKVYPISVIANEGIKEVIQKAYLLLKELPKEELENVDPLDEVLTEVIAKKQDWIIKEIEPHVFEVSGQVVDNVLNKYVLVGEDGIIQFLQIMRNIGMEEKLIQAGVVEGDTVVIEGYEFEYV; encoded by the coding sequence ATGTTTATAGATGAAAGTGTAATAACTGTAAAATCAGGTAATGGTGGTGATGGAGCCGCAACTTTTAGAAGAGAAAAATTTGTTCAATTCGGAGGTCCAGATGGTGGAGACGGAGGTAGAGGAGGTTCTATTTATTTTCTTGCTGATCCGAATATGAACACTTTAGTTAATTTTAAAAATATAAAAAGAATAGAAGCAACTAACGGTGAAAAGGGTATGGCTGCAAAATGTACTGGTAAAAATGGTGAAGATGTAGTTATAAAAGTACCTGTTGGAACTATGATAAGAGATTTTGAAACCAATAGATTATTACTTGATATGGATACTCCAAATGAAAAAAAACTTTTACTTAGAGGTGGAGACGGAGGTAGAGGTAATATACACTTTAAAAACTCAATTAGAAAGGCTCCAAGAATTTCTGAAAGTGGAAGACTTGGATATGAGTTAAAAGTAAAATTGGAGCTTAAACTTTTAGCTGATGTTGCTTTGATAGGATATCCAAGTGTAGGTAAATCATCGTTTATAAACAAGGTATCAGCAGCAAAATCTAAGGTTGCAAATTATCATTTCACAACACTAAAGCCTAAATTAGGGTTTGTAAGAATAAATGATGAAGAAAGTTTTGTAATTGCCGATATACCAGGTCTTATAGAAGGAGCTCATCAAGGTGTAGGTTTAGGAGACAAATTTTTAAGACATATAGAAAGATGTAGAGTAATAGTACATATTGTTGATATATCAGCAGTAGATGGTAGAGATCCTAAACAAGATTATATAAAAATAAATGAAGAATTAAAAAAATATAGTGAAAAACTTGCAAATAAAGAGCAGATTATAGTTTTAAATAAAATTGACATGCTATATGATGAGTCAGTTATAGATGATTTTGAAAAATTTGTAGGTAAAAAGGTTTACCCTATATCTGTAATTGCTAACGAAGGAATAAAAGAAGTTATTCAAAAGGCATACTTGTTATTAAAAGAATTACCTAAAGAGGAGCTAGAGAATGTTGATCCTTTAGATGAAGTATTAACTGAGGTTATAGCTAAAAAACAAGATTGGATAATAAAAGAAATAGAACCGCATGTATTTGAAGTTTCAGGTCAAGTTGTAGATAATGTACTTAATAAATATGTATTAGTTGGAGAAGATGGTATAATACAATTTCTACAAATAATGAGAAATATTGGTATGGAAGAAAAATTAATTCAAGCTGGAGTTGTTGAAGGCGATACTGTAGTAATTGAAGGGTATGAATTTGAATATGTATAA
- a CDS encoding alpha/beta hydrolase family protein, translated as MEKIQIELMNEFKYLSNLKSNKSKTMFTFNVRTPDVKENRYLNNLYLYKDNQSICLIENDTFTFNDWLTDDSIIIKRKNKDDDDYTSTFFKLTLGQGEAKKLFSIPLPVLNIKRIDDENYLIHATINTKYPDLYLKNSNERKQIITDITENNFKVEIEEIPFWENGGTYTAYQRHHLFIFNKNQNELTPIMNDVYDNVSTFDIDKNKIVYISSNFKEKLDFYSGIYEYDLLTKTTKVIYEKKDFGFSNVLYTKNYIFTLASDMKTYGINEDTRPYLISRDTNEMKLMFSEPLRFGNTTGSDARMGSNKYIEIDYETNKLLFISTDENIAKLMKYDGKLTVESDYNGSIDGFTMINNDIYTLAFVNNNLAEIYKGSEKITNFNDSIFENKYVATPLAIKFYSNGSDITGFVMLPENFDNTKKYKAILDIHGGPKTVYSTIYYHEMQVWVNLGYVVMFTNPHGSDGRGNEFSDIRGKYGSIDYQDLMKFVDVVLEKYPNIDENNLGVTGGSYGGFMTNWIITQTNRFKCAVTQRSISNWTSMYGVSDIGFCFAGDQNNTKFEDDNFFDTLWNYSPLKYIKNCKTPTLIIHADADYRCPIEQGYQLFNSLKVMGIDSKMIVFKDENHELSRSGKPKARISRLTNITNWFEKYLNG; from the coding sequence ATGGAAAAAATACAAATTGAATTAATGAATGAGTTTAAATACTTATCAAACTTAAAATCTAACAAATCAAAAACTATGTTTACATTTAATGTAAGAACTCCAGATGTAAAAGAAAATAGGTACTTAAATAATCTATATTTATATAAAGATAATCAAAGTATATGTTTAATTGAAAATGACACTTTTACATTTAATGATTGGTTAACTGATGATAGTATAATAATCAAAAGAAAAAATAAAGATGATGATGATTATACTTCAACATTTTTTAAACTTACATTAGGACAAGGAGAAGCAAAAAAATTATTTAGCATACCTTTACCTGTGTTAAATATAAAAAGAATTGATGATGAAAACTATTTGATTCATGCAACTATTAATACGAAATATCCTGATCTTTATTTAAAAAATTCTAATGAGAGAAAACAAATAATTACTGACATAACTGAAAATAATTTTAAAGTTGAAATAGAAGAAATTCCTTTTTGGGAAAATGGTGGAACTTATACAGCATACCAAAGACATCATTTATTCATATTTAATAAAAATCAAAATGAATTAACACCTATAATGAATGATGTTTATGACAATGTTTCAACGTTTGATATTGATAAAAATAAAATAGTATATATTTCATCTAATTTCAAAGAAAAACTTGATTTTTATTCTGGAATATATGAATATGACTTATTAACTAAAACAACTAAAGTTATTTATGAGAAAAAAGATTTTGGATTTTCTAATGTATTATATACAAAAAACTATATCTTTACATTAGCTTCAGATATGAAAACTTATGGAATAAACGAAGACACAAGACCTTATTTAATTTCACGTGATACAAACGAAATGAAACTTATGTTTTCTGAACCTTTACGTTTTGGAAACACAACAGGTTCTGATGCAAGAATGGGTTCAAATAAATACATTGAAATTGATTATGAAACAAATAAACTTTTATTTATCTCAACAGATGAAAATATAGCAAAACTTATGAAATATGATGGTAAATTAACTGTTGAATCAGATTATAACGGTTCTATTGATGGATTTACAATGATTAATAACGATATTTATACTTTAGCATTTGTTAATAACAATTTAGCAGAAATATATAAAGGATCTGAAAAAATAACTAATTTTAATGACAGTATTTTTGAAAATAAATATGTAGCTACACCTTTAGCTATAAAGTTCTATTCAAATGGAAGTGATATAACAGGATTTGTTATGTTACCTGAAAATTTTGATAATACGAAAAAATATAAGGCAATACTTGATATTCATGGAGGACCTAAAACTGTTTACAGTACTATATACTATCATGAAATGCAAGTTTGGGTAAATTTAGGATATGTTGTTATGTTTACTAACCCTCATGGTTCTGATGGTAGAGGAAACGAGTTCAGTGATATCAGAGGAAAATATGGTTCTATAGATTATCAAGATTTAATGAAATTTGTAGATGTTGTTTTAGAAAAATATCCTAATATTGATGAAAATAATCTTGGAGTTACAGGTGGATCATATGGTGGATTTATGACTAACTGGATAATAACACAAACAAATAGATTTAAATGTGCTGTAACTCAACGTTCAATATCAAACTGGACTTCAATGTATGGTGTAAGTGACATAGGATTCTGTTTTGCAGGCGATCAAAACAATACAAAATTTGAAGATGACAATTTCTTTGATACTTTATGGAATTATTCACCGCTTAAATATATAAAAAATTGTAAAACACCTACTCTAATAATACATGCAGATGCTGATTATAGATGTCCTATAGAACAAGGATATCAATTATTTAATTCTCTTAAAGTTATGGGAATTGATTCTAAAATGATTGTATTTAAAGATGAAAACCACGAACTTTCTCGTAGTGGTAAACCAAAAGCAAGAATTTCAAGACTTACAAATATTACAAATTGGTTTGAAAAATATTTAAATGGATAG
- a CDS encoding CTP synthase, producing the protein MAKYVFVTGGVVSSLGKGITAASLGRLLKERGYRVTMQKFDPYINVDPGTMSPYQHGEVFVTVDGMETDLDLGHYERFINEELTKYSNVTNGKIMSSIISKERKGDYLGATVQYIPHVTDEIKRNILKAGTKTDSDVVITEIGGTIGDIESTAFIEAIRQFKKDVGRENVIYIHVSLLPYLKAAKELKTKPTQQSVKIMQSLGITPDIIVLRSEYNVPQEVKKKIALFCDVDESSVIEALDADNIYELPIIMEDLGLADEVCKKLGLKNEKPSLEKWKEMVYRFKNPKRQINVAVVGKYVELKDAYISIHESIEHAGYNYSTKVNVDYLKAEEFDLTELKKYDGILVPGGFGGRGIEGKVSTVKFARENNVPFLGICLGMQMATIEFARNVLNLKDASSEEFDENTKNPVIHLMKAQENITDMGATMRLGAYPCVLKEGSIARKAYEQEVIHERHRHRYEFNNKYKALFEDNGFIISGTSPDENYVEVIEIPNHPYFVATQYHPEFKSRPNKPHPLFKAWIKAILDKKGIET; encoded by the coding sequence ATGGCAAAATATGTTTTTGTTACAGGTGGAGTAGTTTCATCATTAGGTAAGGGTATAACGGCAGCATCACTTGGAAGACTTCTTAAAGAGAGAGGTTATCGTGTAACTATGCAAAAATTTGATCCATATATTAATGTTGATCCAGGAACTATGAGTCCATATCAACATGGAGAAGTTTTTGTTACAGTTGACGGTATGGAAACTGACTTGGATTTAGGACACTATGAAAGATTTATCAATGAAGAATTAACAAAATATAGTAATGTTACAAATGGTAAAATAATGTCTAGTATCATATCTAAAGAAAGAAAAGGTGACTATTTAGGAGCAACTGTTCAATATATACCTCATGTAACAGATGAGATTAAAAGAAATATCCTAAAAGCAGGAACTAAAACTGATTCTGATGTTGTAATAACTGAAATAGGTGGAACAATAGGTGATATTGAAAGTACAGCATTTATTGAAGCTATTAGACAATTTAAAAAAGATGTAGGTAGAGAAAATGTTATATACATCCATGTTTCATTATTACCATATTTAAAAGCTGCAAAAGAATTAAAAACAAAACCAACTCAACAAAGCGTTAAAATTATGCAAAGTCTTGGAATAACACCGGATATAATAGTTTTAAGAAGTGAATATAATGTACCGCAAGAAGTTAAGAAAAAAATAGCCCTATTTTGTGATGTAGATGAAAGTTCTGTAATAGAAGCATTAGATGCTGATAATATATATGAATTACCTATTATTATGGAAGATTTAGGATTAGCTGATGAAGTTTGTAAAAAACTAGGTCTTAAAAATGAAAAACCAAGTCTTGAAAAATGGAAAGAAATGGTATACAGATTTAAAAATCCTAAACGCCAAATTAATGTAGCGGTAGTAGGTAAATACGTTGAATTAAAAGATGCGTATATAAGTATACACGAATCAATAGAACATGCAGGTTATAATTATTCTACTAAAGTTAATGTAGATTATTTAAAAGCAGAAGAATTTGATTTAACCGAGTTGAAAAAATATGATGGTATATTAGTTCCAGGTGGATTTGGTGGAAGAGGAATTGAAGGTAAAGTATCTACAGTTAAGTTTGCAAGAGAAAATAATGTTCCTTTTTTAGGAATATGTCTTGGTATGCAAATGGCTACTATCGAATTTGCAAGAAATGTACTTAATTTAAAAGATGCCAGTTCAGAAGAATTTGATGAAAATACTAAAAATCCTGTAATACACTTGATGAAAGCTCAAGAAAATATTACAGATATGGGTGCAACTATGCGTCTTGGAGCTTATCCTTGTGTTTTAAAAGAAGGAAGTATTGCAAGAAAAGCATATGAACAAGAAGTAATACATGAAAGACATAGACATAGATATGAGTTTAATAATAAGTATAAGGCATTATTTGAAGATAATGGATTCATAATTTCAGGTACATCTCCTGATGAAAATTATGTTGAAGTTATTGAAATACCAAATCATCCATACTTTGTTGCAACGCAATATCATCCTGAATTTAAGAGTAGACCTAATAAACCACATCCTTTATTTAAAGCTTGGATAAAAGCAATACTTGATAAAAAGGGAATAGAAACATAA
- a CDS encoding COG2426 family protein has product MKYIYVFFISMLPLIELRGSLIYSQAIGLPIYISFIVAIFGNILPIPIVFLFARKVLEYGKNKKYLSKLFTLFLEKGHNAGQKLTKKSKFGIYIALLLFVGIPLPGTGAWTGALAASILDMDFKKSMIYIFLGLILAGVIISILSVVGFNLI; this is encoded by the coding sequence ATGAAATATATTTACGTTTTTTTTATATCAATGTTACCTTTGATAGAACTTAGAGGTTCTCTAATTTATTCTCAAGCAATAGGACTTCCTATTTATATATCATTTATAGTAGCAATTTTTGGGAATATATTACCGATACCTATAGTATTTCTATTTGCAAGAAAAGTATTAGAATATGGGAAAAATAAAAAATATTTGTCTAAACTGTTTACGCTATTTTTAGAAAAAGGACATAATGCAGGACAAAAATTAACAAAAAAAAGTAAATTTGGAATTTATATAGCACTACTACTTTTTGTAGGGATACCACTTCCAGGAACAGGAGCTTGGACAGGGGCATTAGCCGCAAGTATACTTGATATGGACTTTAAAAAGAGTATGATTTACATATTTTTGGGCTTAATATTAGCAGGAGTTATAATAAGTATATTAAGTGTAGTAGGTTTTAATTTAATTTAA
- a CDS encoding class II fructose-bisphosphate aldolase — protein MKYNYKDLGLVNTREMFAKANKEGYSVPAFNFNNLEQLQAIIEACVEMGAPVILQVSPSARNYIGRDMIPWIAKAAVSYVEASGSDIPVALHLDHGPSYEIAEDCILNGFSSVMIDASKYDYDENVAISKKVADFAHKYDVTVEAELGVLAGIEDEVSAEEHIFTQPSEVEDFVSKTGVDSLAIAIGTSHGAYKFKPGDNPHIRLDILKEIEQRIPGFPIVLHGSSSIPQEYVRIINENGGKIEDAIGIPDDQLNLASKSAVAKINVDSDGRLAFTAGVRKAFFDNPAEFDPRKYLAKGKEFMKKYYKEKIVDVYGAEGAYKKGTVRK, from the coding sequence ATGAAGTATAACTATAAAGACTTAGGTCTGGTTAATACAAGGGAAATGTTTGCAAAAGCGAATAAGGAAGGATATTCAGTACCAGCTTTCAATTTTAATAATTTAGAACAATTACAAGCTATAATTGAAGCATGTGTTGAAATGGGAGCACCTGTAATTTTACAAGTTTCACCAAGTGCTAGAAATTATATAGGAAGAGATATGATACCTTGGATTGCTAAAGCAGCAGTATCATATGTTGAAGCTTCAGGTTCAGATATACCGGTTGCATTACATTTAGATCATGGTCCAAGTTATGAAATAGCTGAAGATTGTATATTAAACGGATTCTCATCAGTAATGATAGATGCTTCAAAATATGACTATGATGAAAATGTGGCAATATCTAAAAAAGTTGCAGATTTTGCTCATAAATATGATGTAACTGTTGAAGCAGAATTAGGTGTATTAGCAGGTATAGAAGATGAAGTATCAGCAGAAGAACACATCTTTACACAACCTAGCGAAGTTGAAGATTTTGTTTCAAAAACAGGTGTTGATTCATTAGCAATAGCAATAGGAACTTCACATGGTGCATACAAATTTAAACCTGGAGATAATCCACATATAAGACTTGATATATTAAAAGAAATTGAACAAAGAATACCTGGATTCCCAATTGTATTACATGGTTCTTCATCAATTCCACAAGAATATGTAAGAATAATAAATGAAAATGGTGGAAAAATAGAAGATGCTATAGGTATACCTGATGACCAATTAAATCTAGCTTCAAAATCAGCAGTTGCTAAAATAAATGTTGATTCAGATGGTAGATTAGCATTTACAGCAGGTGTTAGAAAAGCATTCTTTGATAATCCAGCAGAATTTGACCCAAGAAAATATCTTGCTAAAGGTAAAGAATTTATGAAAAAATACTATAAAGAAAAAATAGTGGATGTTTACGGTGCAGAAGGTGCATACAAAAAGGGTACAGTAAGAAAATAA
- a CDS encoding cell division protein SepF → MKLFNVFKEDDEKEEINNIETEQEYVATSGCINITRPTSYKDGQSLIEPIKKGNIVSFSLEQLNQEEGQRLIDFIAGATYALGGNISKITDKVFISIPKGMKLEELQLGQEV, encoded by the coding sequence ATGAAACTATTTAATGTATTTAAAGAAGATGATGAAAAAGAAGAAATAAATAATATAGAAACTGAACAAGAATATGTTGCGACTTCAGGGTGTATTAATATAACTAGACCAACATCATATAAAGATGGACAATCACTTATAGAACCGATAAAAAAAGGTAATATAGTTAGTTTTAGTTTGGAGCAATTAAACCAGGAAGAAGGACAAAGATTAATTGATTTTATAGCTGGAGCAACTTATGCGTTAGGTGGAAATATCTCAAAAATAACTGATAAGGTTTTTATTTCAATTCCAAAAGGTATGAAATTAGAGGAGCTTCAGTTGGGGCAAGAAGTATAG